One Buchnera aphidicola (Anoecia corni) genomic region harbors:
- a CDS encoding signal recognition particle protein — translation MFYNLAKKISKSIFNISNKGKITESNIQKTLRNIRTALLEADVALKVVKKFILDIKNDAIGKTFNNSFTPGQEFIKIVKKQLICTMSSNEKNDHVLNMSTEPPAVFLLVGAQGMGKTTTVGKLALFIKKEKKKKILIASTDIYRPAAIEQLETLSKQASVDFFPFCKKKDSILIAKEALKYAKVNFYDVLLLDTVGIMYSNIHMMHLIQSISNVVNPIEILLVIDAMVGQDAINMIEQFNTYLPISGIILTKIDSDARGGIALSIKYSTGKIIKLVGTGEKIYDIKYFQPKKIAERILGMENVLSVIQEIENKIDRSSIKKIKKTFSNKTEFNLYDFLIQLKQINKIGNIENILERLPNNKIIPNDVKSNLNSKLLKKFVSIINSMTKKERLFPNIIKGSRKRRIALGSGFKVQDINNMLKQFENVKRLVKSVKKTGISNIIKNISNFFPNKLF, via the coding sequence ATGTTTTATAACCTAGCTAAAAAAATTTCAAAATCTATATTTAATATATCAAATAAAGGTAAGATCACAGAATCTAATATACAAAAGACTTTACGTAACATTAGAACAGCCTTGTTAGAAGCAGATGTAGCATTAAAAGTAGTTAAAAAATTTATTTTAGATATAAAAAATGATGCTATTGGAAAAACATTTAATAATAGTTTTACTCCAGGTCAAGAATTTATTAAAATAGTTAAAAAACAACTAATATGTACTATGAGTTCGAATGAAAAAAATGATCATGTTTTAAATATGTCTACAGAGCCTCCAGCTGTTTTTTTATTAGTAGGTGCGCAAGGAATGGGTAAAACTACTACTGTTGGAAAATTAGCATTATTTATAAAAAAAGAAAAGAAAAAAAAAATATTAATAGCGTCAACTGATATTTATCGTCCAGCAGCTATTGAACAACTTGAAACGTTATCTAAACAAGCCTCAGTAGATTTTTTTCCTTTTTGCAAAAAAAAAGATAGTATTTTAATTGCTAAAGAAGCATTAAAATATGCGAAAGTTAATTTTTATGACGTTTTGCTATTAGATACAGTAGGAATAATGTATTCAAATATACACATGATGCATTTAATTCAATCTATAAGTAATGTAGTTAACCCTATAGAAATTTTATTAGTAATAGATGCTATGGTAGGACAAGATGCAATTAATATGATTGAGCAATTTAATACGTATTTACCTATATCCGGTATTATTTTAACAAAAATAGACAGTGATGCTCGTGGAGGTATAGCTTTATCTATAAAATATAGTACAGGAAAAATAATTAAACTTGTAGGAACTGGGGAAAAAATATATGATATTAAATATTTTCAACCTAAAAAAATTGCTGAAAGAATATTAGGAATGGAAAATGTTTTATCAGTAATACAGGAAATTGAAAATAAAATTGATCGTTCTAGTATAAAAAAGATAAAAAAAACTTTTTCTAATAAAACAGAGTTTAACTTGTATGATTTTTTAATTCAATTAAAACAAATAAATAAAATAGGGAATATTGAAAATATATTAGAAAGATTACCAAATAATAAAATAATTCCTAACGATGTTAAATCTAATTTAAATAGTAAATTATTAAAAAAATTTGTATCCATAATAAATTCTATGACAAAAAAAGAAAGATTATTTCCAAACATTATTAAAGGATCTAGAAAAAGAAGAATAGCTTTAGGATCTGGATTTAAAGTTCAAGATATAAACAATATGCTAAAACAGTTTGAAAATGTTAAAAGGTTAGTTAAATCAGTAAAAAAAACTGGAATTTCTAACATTATTAAAAATATTAGTAATTTTTTTCCTAACAAATTATTTTAA
- the rpsP gene encoding 30S ribosomal protein S16 encodes MVVIRLARHGRKNFPFYKIVVSDNRFSVKKRFIERIGFFNPFSLIKEKKFNINMQRFQHWVNKGAKPSDRTKDLIVKFNSIDTV; translated from the coding sequence ATGGTAGTAATTAGATTAGCTAGACATGGAAGAAAGAATTTTCCTTTTTACAAAATAGTAGTATCAGATAATCGTTTTTCAGTAAAAAAAAGATTTATTGAACGCATTGGTTTTTTTAATCCTTTTTCATTAATAAAAGAGAAAAAATTTAATATTAACATGCAACGATTTCAACACTGGGTAAACAAGGGTGCTAAACCGTCAGATAGAACTAAAGACTTAATTGTGAAATTCAATTCAATAGATACAGTATAG
- the rimM gene encoding ribosome maturation factor RimM (Essential for efficient processing of 16S rRNA) produces the protein MIIIKNKHLKKNNENITVGKVGRPYGILGWIYLTSFTEKEENIFSYFPWFIKGKKIINVQWKKYKQRYIFSIKNINDRDSISALTNENVLVKESALPDLSNSELYWKDLINCHVFSIKNIYIGKVVDLIDNTFNDLLVISKKTFKKNKVTTLIPFIEKKIIKKIDLIKNIIIVDYNESL, from the coding sequence ATGATAATTATTAAAAATAAACATTTAAAAAAAAATAACGAAAATATTACAGTTGGAAAAGTAGGAAGACCGTATGGAATACTTGGATGGATATATTTAACTTCGTTTACAGAAAAAGAAGAAAATATTTTTAGTTATTTTCCTTGGTTTATAAAAGGGAAAAAAATCATTAACGTACAATGGAAAAAATATAAACAACGTTACATCTTCTCTATTAAAAATATAAATGATAGAGATAGTATTTCTGCATTGACTAATGAAAATGTTTTAGTAAAAGAGAGCGCATTACCGGATTTATCAAATAGTGAACTATATTGGAAAGATTTAATTAATTGTCATGTTTTTTCAATAAAAAATATATATATTGGGAAAGTTGTTGATTTGATTGATAATACTTTTAATGATTTGTTAGTTATAAGTAAGAAAACTTTTAAAAAAAATAAAGTAACAACTTTAATTCCTTTTATAGAAAAAAAAATTATAAAAAAAATAGATTTAATAAAAAATATTATTATTGTAGACTATAATGAAAGTTTATAA
- the trmD gene encoding tRNA (guanosine(37)-N1)-methyltransferase TrmD — MKIDIISIFPEMFSSISKYGILGKAIKKNLLTIDYFNPRHFSENKRKRIDSKPYGGGPGMVMMFQPLTSAINVSKKKSNNTTKVIYLSPKGTELNKKKALSLIKHSYITLVCGRYQGIDERILKTVVDEELSIGNYILSGGEIAAMVIIDVISRLIPGVVGNIDSINSDSFSNKLLEEPQYAKPKTILNMSVPKTLLSGHHKNIKEWKLKASLKETLLKKPNLLLKKKLSTKELKLLVLIKKKLHKNSF; from the coding sequence ATGAAAATTGATATCATTAGTATTTTTCCAGAAATGTTTTCGTCTATAAGTAAATATGGAATTTTAGGAAAAGCTATAAAAAAAAACCTTTTAACAATAGATTATTTTAATCCTAGACATTTTTCTGAAAATAAAAGAAAAAGAATTGATAGTAAACCGTATGGTGGTGGACCTGGAATGGTTATGATGTTTCAACCATTGACATCAGCAATTAATGTTTCGAAAAAAAAATCTAATAATACAACTAAAGTAATTTATCTAAGTCCTAAAGGTACTGAATTAAATAAAAAAAAAGCTCTTAGCTTAATAAAACATTCATATATAACATTAGTATGTGGTAGGTACCAGGGAATTGATGAAAGAATTTTAAAAACAGTTGTAGACGAAGAATTATCTATTGGAAACTATATTTTAAGTGGAGGGGAAATAGCTGCTATGGTTATAATAGACGTTATTTCTCGATTAATTCCAGGAGTGGTAGGAAATATTGATTCTATTAATTCTGATTCTTTTTCTAATAAACTATTAGAAGAACCTCAATATGCAAAACCAAAAACTATTTTAAATATGTCTGTTCCTAAAACATTACTATCAGGACATCATAAAAATATAAAAGAATGGAAGTTAAAAGCATCTTTAAAAGAAACATTATTAAAAAAACCAAATTTATTGTTAAAGAAAAAACTTTCAACTAAAGAACTCAAACTTCTTGTATTAATAAAAAAAAAACTGCATAAAAATAGTTTTTAA
- the rplS gene encoding 50S ribosomal protein L19 yields the protein MSNIIKNLERKEINKKSIPIFRPGDTLEINIWIIEGTKKRLQSFEGVVIAKKNRGLNSSCTIRKISNGEGVERVFSIYSPNIHSFMVKRKGLVRKAKLYYLRNRTGKSARIKERLN from the coding sequence ATGAGTAATATTATTAAAAATTTAGAAAGAAAAGAAATTAATAAAAAAAGCATTCCAATTTTTAGACCAGGAGATACATTAGAAATAAATATATGGATTATAGAAGGTACAAAAAAAAGATTACAATCTTTTGAAGGAGTGGTGATTGCCAAAAAAAACCGTGGATTGAATTCTTCTTGTACAATTAGGAAAATATCTAACGGAGAAGGAGTAGAACGCGTTTTTTCAATATATTCCCCAAATATTCATAGTTTTATGGTAAAAAGAAAAGGATTAGTGAGAAAAGCTAAATTATATTATTTAAGAAATAGAACCGGTAAATCTGCTCGTATAAAAGAACGTTTAAATTAA
- the tldD gene encoding metalloprotease TldD yields MHISVINNLLILNKITQENIFNVLSNLLKKNIDYADIYIQSIFNESWTLENNIVKEGHSDIDQGLGVRTIFGESTGFAYSNNISLKSLLKSSKLSSEIAKKFRKSVLNPFCSIKKKQIFSTINPLNSLTTKDKLDILLRVNSTARKYNPKVIEVNAWLSATYEEILIASTDGNLTTDIRPLVQLSIVVLVEKNGRIESGSSGGGRRTGYQFFLSSQIGENYIDYLSKEAVRIALINLSAKETPSGSFPVVLGSGWPGILLHEAIGHGLESDFNRKKTSIFSNKIGSRVTSKLCTIIDDGTLLHKRGSLNIDDEGVLSQKTILIKEGILINYMYDKFNARLMNMKSTGNGRRQSYKSLPMPRMTNTYMLSGFSSKKNIIESIDYGLYAVNFSDGQVDITSGNFVFSTSEAYIIKKGKISYPVKKAMLTGSGIAVMNNISMVGNDLNMDEGIGTCMKEGQSIPVGVGQPTLKIDQITVGGTMK; encoded by the coding sequence ATGCATATTTCAGTAATTAACAATTTATTAATTTTAAATAAAATAACTCAAGAAAATATATTTAACGTATTATCTAATCTATTAAAAAAAAACATAGATTATGCTGATATTTATATTCAATCTATTTTTAACGAATCTTGGACTTTAGAAAATAATATTGTGAAAGAAGGACACAGTGACATAGATCAAGGATTAGGAGTTAGAACTATTTTTGGAGAATCTACAGGATTTGCTTATTCTAATAATATTAGTTTAAAATCGTTGTTGAAAAGTTCAAAACTATCGTCTGAAATAGCAAAAAAATTTAGAAAATCTGTATTAAATCCTTTTTGTAGCATTAAAAAAAAACAAATTTTTAGCACAATAAATCCTTTAAATTCTTTAACAACAAAAGATAAATTAGATATTTTACTTCGTGTAAATTCTACAGCTCGAAAATATAATCCAAAAGTTATAGAAGTAAATGCATGGTTATCTGCGACTTATGAAGAAATTTTAATTGCTTCAACAGATGGAAATTTAACTACTGACATAAGACCTTTAGTACAATTATCTATTGTTGTTTTAGTAGAAAAAAATGGAAGAATAGAATCAGGAAGTAGTGGAGGTGGAAGAAGAACTGGATATCAATTTTTTTTATCCTCACAAATCGGAGAAAATTACATTGACTATTTATCTAAAGAAGCAGTTCGCATAGCATTAATAAATCTTTCTGCAAAAGAAACACCTTCGGGATCTTTTCCTGTTGTACTAGGTTCAGGTTGGCCAGGCATTTTATTACATGAAGCTATTGGACACGGATTAGAAAGTGATTTTAATAGGAAAAAAACTTCAATATTTAGTAATAAAATTGGATCACGAGTGACATCTAAATTATGTACAATTATTGATGATGGAACTCTTTTACATAAAAGAGGATCCTTAAATATTGATGATGAAGGAGTTTTAAGTCAAAAAACTATTTTAATAAAAGAAGGCATACTTATCAATTACATGTATGACAAATTTAATGCTAGATTAATGAATATGAAATCAACAGGAAATGGACGCCGTCAATCCTATAAAAGTTTACCAATGCCTAGAATGACTAATACTTATATGCTATCTGGTTTTTCTAGTAAAAAAAATATTATTGAAAGTATAGATTATGGATTATACGCTGTGAACTTTTCGGACGGACAAGTTGACATTACATCTGGAAATTTTGTTTTTTCTACATCAGAAGCTTATATTATTAAAAAAGGAAAAATTAGTTATCCTGTCAAAAAAGCTATGCTTACAGGATCAGGAATAGCTGTTATGAACAATATTTCCATGGTAGGAAATGATCTTAACATGGATGAAGGTATTGGGACTTGCATGAAAGAAGGACAAAGTATTCCCGTTGGAGTAGGACAACCTACTTTAAAAATAGATCAAATAACTGTTGGAGGAACTATGAAATAA
- the aroQ gene encoding type II 3-dehydroquinate dehydratase gives MMKKINVLILNGPNLNLLGKREIKIYGDNTLSDLSKTLYKEAKLLNISLDIFQSNSEHRLIEKIHLGLNKVNFIIFNPAAFTHTSIALRDAILSVNIPFIEVHISNIYSRESFRSHSWFSDISSGTICGFGFDGYIWALRSIPKKLQVK, from the coding sequence ATCATGAAAAAAATTAATGTTTTAATATTAAATGGACCAAATTTAAATTTATTAGGAAAAAGAGAAATTAAAATTTATGGAGATAATACGTTATCTGATTTGTCAAAAACGTTATATAAAGAAGCTAAGTTATTAAATATAAGTTTAGATATATTTCAATCTAATTCAGAACATCGTTTAATTGAAAAAATTCATTTAGGATTGAATAAAGTTAATTTTATTATTTTTAATCCTGCTGCTTTTACGCATACTAGTATTGCTTTAAGAGACGCAATTTTATCTGTAAATATTCCATTTATCGAAGTTCACATTTCTAACATATATTCTCGTGAAAGTTTTAGATCTCACTCTTGGTTTTCTGATATATCATCTGGAACAATTTGTGGTTTTGGTTTTGATGGATATATTTGGGCATTAAGAAGTATACCTAAAAAATTACAAGTTAAATAA
- a CDS encoding RluA family pseudouridine synthase: MFLKDIITTIIDVTENNSIEPENLNLSVIYEDEHLLIINKKRGMVVYPGPGHPNKTLANGLIYKNHNLLKIPRVGIVHRLDKDTTGLLVVAKTISSYYKLVGLLKLRKITRIYETIVFGKPPKIGVINKPISRHNVQRKLMSVNIKGKKATTRFIVIEQFHHCSHVKVQLETGRTHQIRVHMLHIKHPILGDNVYFSKKSKKISKKILACFTNYVSRPLLHAKTIQFYHPMTNVFMSYTVNLPQDMNLIIDYLKQYFSYKS; this comes from the coding sequence ATTTTTTTAAAAGATATAATTACTACTATAATCGATGTAACTGAAAATAATTCAATTGAACCTGAAAATCTAAATTTGTCAGTTATTTACGAAGATGAACACTTATTGATTATAAATAAAAAAAGAGGAATGGTTGTATATCCTGGTCCTGGACATCCAAATAAAACATTAGCTAATGGTTTGATATATAAAAATCACAACTTACTAAAAATTCCGAGAGTAGGTATTGTCCATCGATTAGATAAAGATACAACAGGATTACTAGTAGTTGCAAAAACTATATCTTCGTACTATAAATTGGTCGGGTTATTAAAATTAAGAAAAATTACTAGAATATATGAAACAATTGTGTTTGGAAAACCACCAAAAATAGGAGTTATAAATAAACCTATTTCTAGACATAATGTTCAAAGAAAATTAATGTCAGTTAATATAAAAGGAAAAAAGGCTACTACACGTTTTATAGTTATTGAACAATTTCATCATTGTTCACATGTAAAAGTACAATTAGAAACAGGAAGAACTCACCAAATCCGAGTTCATATGCTACACATAAAACATCCTATTTTAGGAGATAATGTATATTTTTCAAAAAAAAGTAAAAAAATTTCTAAAAAAATTTTAGCTTGTTTTACTAATTATGTCTCTAGACCTCTATTACATGCTAAAACAATTCAGTTTTATCATCCTATGACAAATGTATTTATGTCTTATACTGTTAATCTTCCTCAAGATATGAATTTAATTATTGACTATTTAAAACAATACTTTAGTTATAAATCCTAA
- a CDS encoding S4 domain-containing protein: MNNSTYRMFTVFSLPNKDTRLDKVLSMNLPEYSRSYFKKCILTKKVSVNGLISTKPKKKFF; encoded by the coding sequence ATGAATAATTCTACTTATCGAATGTTTACTGTTTTTTCTTTACCAAATAAAGATACAAGATTAGACAAAGTTTTATCAATGAATTTGCCAGAATATTCTCGTTCATATTTTAAAAAATGTATTTTAACAAAAAAAGTTAGTGTAAATGGTTTAATTAGCACTAAACCTAAAAAAAAATTTTTTTAA